In a genomic window of Enterobacter asburiae:
- a CDS encoding MipA/OmpV family protein — protein MIGKTSSLYMAGLALLFTSYAHSDDSVSQDGVTVGAGGQYAPRYSGSDKMRLQPVPFLQARKGALFFDSQKGLGYDIQSDNGLYLEHTLGWGMGRADRDSDWRDGSDKLRGMGNIKASVNTALALGWSVTPWMVIEGKATLPVSDSQGVNYQTSLTFLPVQNKADTLAIQSAALFGDGRYMNTFYGVSGQQSSRTGYSRYNAPGGFYGVATTVTWGHQFDDHWGSAITAGYTWLGDHAADSPIVFRRDQVMGVMAITYTF, from the coding sequence ATGATAGGTAAAACAAGCTCGCTGTATATGGCCGGACTGGCTCTACTTTTCACTTCATACGCGCATTCAGATGACAGCGTATCGCAGGATGGCGTTACTGTCGGCGCAGGAGGTCAGTATGCTCCCCGGTATAGTGGCTCTGACAAAATGCGCCTGCAGCCTGTGCCTTTCCTGCAGGCGCGTAAAGGTGCACTCTTCTTCGATTCTCAAAAAGGTCTTGGCTATGACATTCAGAGTGATAACGGACTCTATCTGGAACATACCTTAGGCTGGGGAATGGGTCGTGCTGACCGTGATTCGGACTGGCGTGATGGCTCTGACAAGCTGAGGGGAATGGGCAATATAAAAGCCTCCGTCAATACTGCACTGGCACTAGGCTGGTCTGTCACGCCGTGGATGGTCATTGAGGGCAAAGCGACCTTGCCAGTGAGCGACAGTCAGGGAGTTAATTATCAGACTTCGCTGACATTCCTACCGGTACAAAACAAAGCTGACACTTTAGCCATACAGTCTGCGGCACTTTTTGGCGATGGACGATATATGAATACCTTTTACGGTGTCAGTGGGCAGCAGAGTTCCCGAACTGGTTATTCCCGTTATAACGCGCCAGGTGGATTTTATGGCGTAGCGACCACGGTTACATGGGGGCATCAGTTCGACGATCACTGGGGAAGTGCCATAACTGCAGGTTACACATGGCTGGGAGACCACGCTGCAGACAGCCCGATCGTATTTCGACGCGACCAGGTCATGGGTGTGATGGCCATTACCTATACCTTCTGA